A single region of the Lotus japonicus ecotype B-129 chromosome 4, LjGifu_v1.2 genome encodes:
- the LOC130712797 gene encoding uncharacterized protein LOC130712797 translates to MTSNGPESVEPEEVPPPQVQKPGRQKSDVAWAHCYVATEDGKSVLICLYCNKNIKGGGINRMKAHLARESGQITGCPNVPDEVRVKMKESIDECQGKKRKAEQEYKESNSIDEHSMTPDEEVTMPRPPPSKSQKGKDTGRISAFFVPRTTPGAQPTLKSVLQSKEIVEKCDLAISRWMIDASVPFNAVNSAYFQPMIDAVCAMGSGYKAPNFHRVRGFLLNKWVDDTKKLVESYREVWKRTGCTLMADGWTDRCRRSLINFLVYCPKGTVFLKSVDASQYAKTAEMLFKLFKEVILYIGPENVVQVVTDNAANYVAAGRLLEAEFPKLYWSPCAAHCVNLMFQDIGKLEEVAETVSQASNITKYIYNHCFALSLMRKHTNNREILRPAPTRFATNFIALQSILAQMEALRAMVVDKAWTTSTYARDTKAKKFVEQVLDSGFWKKCADIVKLTEPLVKLLRLVDSEDKPAMGFLYQAFYKTREEMVKRFQRNKKKVEPYLKIIDSRWDSQLRKNLHAACYWLNPGCRFNRDEFEKHESTISGLLDVIDRYSSGDIELNDRLTSEKRLFKDAELDFGRKSAIRERSKVMPGKKLVIYT, encoded by the coding sequence ATGACTTCTAATGGACCCGAATCAGTTGAACCTGAAGAAGTACCACCACCACAGGTACAGAAACCTGGTAGGCAGAAATCAGATGTGGCTTGGGCGCATTGTTACGTAGCTACTGAGGATGGAAAATCTGTTTTGATTTGCTTGTACtgtaataaaaatatcaaaggTGGTGGAATTAATAGGATGAAGGCACATTTGGCGCGAGAGTCAGGGCAAATAACAGGATGCCCCAACGTGCCTGATGAAGTTCGagtgaaaatgaaagaaagcaTTGATGAATGCCAAGGCAAGAAAAGAAAAGCTGAACAAGAGTATAAGGAAAGTAATTCAATTGATGAGCACTCTATGACACCCGATGAAGAGGTTACAATGCCACGACCACCACCTTCTAAATCTCAAAAGGGGAAGGACACTGGTCGCATATCTGCTTTTTTTGTGCCTAGAACAACTCCAGGAGCTCAACCTACGTTGAAGAGTGTGTTGCAAAGTAAAGAAATTGTGGAGAAGTGTGACCTTGCCATTTCAAGATGGATGATTGATGCTTCTGTGCCATTCAATGCAGTTAATTCTGCATACTTTCAACCTATGATTGATGCTGTTTGTGCCATGGGTTCAGGGTATAAAGCTCCAAACTTTCATAGAGTTCGTGGTTTCTTGTTGAATAAATGGGTTGATGACACAAAGAAACTTGTTGAGAGTTATCGTGAAGTGTGGAAGCGAACTGGTTGCACTCTTATGGCAGACGGGTGGACTGATCGGTGTAGGAGGTCCCTCATTAATTTCTTGGTATATTGTCCTAAAGGCACTGTTTTTCTCAAATCAGTTGATGCTTCTCAGTATGCAAAAACAGCTGAAATGCTTTTTAAGCTCTTTAAGGAAGTTATTTTATATATTGGCCCTGAAAATGTTGTTCAAGTTGTGACAGATAATGCTGCAAACTATGTTGCTGCTGGCAGGTTATTAGAGGCTGAGTTTCCCAAGTTATATTGGTCTCCTTGTGCTGCACACTGTGTTAATTTGATGTTCCAAGACATTGGGAAGCTAGAGGAAGTAGCAGAGACTGTGTCACAAGCTTCTAATATTACCAAGTACATCTATAATCACTGCTTTGCATTGAGCTTGATGAGAAAGCATACAAATAATAGGGAAATTCTTCGTCCAGCCCCAACTCGCTTTGCTACTAATTTTATTGCATTACAGAGTATTTTGGCTCAAATGGAAGCTTTAAGAGCCATGGTGGTAGATAAGGCATGGACAACCTCAACCTATGCTAGAGATACCAAGGCAAAGAAATTTGTGGAGCAAGTCTTAGATTCTGGGTTTTGGAAGAAATGTGCTGATATTGTGAAACTAACTGAGCCACTTGTTAAATTGTTGCGTCTTGTTGACAGTGAAGATAAACCTGCTATGGGTTTTCTTTACCAAGCTTTTTACAAAACTAGAGAGGAGATGGTGAAGAGGTTCCAAAGAAATAAGAAGAAAGTGGAGCCTTACTTGAAAATCATAGATAGTCGTTGGGATTCTCAGCTTCGTAAGAATCTTCATGCTGCATGTTATTGGTTAAATCCAGGTTGTCGGTTTAATCGTGATGAATTTGAGAAGCATGAGTCCACAATATCTGGCCTTTTAGATGTCATTGATAGGTATTCTTCTGGAGATATTGAGTTGAATGATAGGTTGACAAGTGAGAAGAGATTATTCAAAGATGCTGAGTTAGATTTTGGAAGAAAAAGTGCTATCCGTGAAAGGAGTAAAGTTATGCCAGGTAAAAAATTAGTCATTTATACTTGA
- the LOC130710055 gene encoding uncharacterized protein LOC130710055 — translation MAIRILSQTCSASGCERNWSIFEHIHSKKRNRLEHHKLNDLVYVRYNLRLQQRNRLRHQSYDPINFEVIEDHSNWVMEDSPPFLTVEEVDALRNDLANMTIQPISNDIDLNLSLFDDDDDEDAQGANGNESNAGETFSLFDDEVMPSLDEALPPFPTWT, via the exons ATGGCTATCCGTATTTTAAGTCAAACTTGTAGTGCTTCGGGCTGTGAAAGAAATTGGAGTATATTTGAGCACATTCAttccaaaaaaagaaatagatTAGAGCATCACAAACTGAATGATCTTGTCTATGTTCGCTACAACTTGAGGTTACAACAAAG GAACCGGTTGAGGCATCAAAGTTATGATCCCATCAATTTTGAAGTAATTGAAGATCATTCTAATTGGGTTATGGAGGACTCACCGCCATTCTTAACTGTTGAGGAAGTGGATGCATTGCGTAATGACCTTGCCAACATGACCATCCAACCTATTTCTAATGATATTG ATCTAAATCTCAGCttgtttgatgatgatgatgatgaggatgcaCAAGGTGCAAATGGGAATGAAAGTAATGCTGGAGAAACTTTCAGTTTATTTGATGATGAAGTGATGCCTTCCTTGGATGAAGCTTTGCCTCCCTTTCCTACTTGGACATGA